From the Burkholderia ubonensis genome, one window contains:
- a CDS encoding PAAR domain-containing protein, with protein MFEQLVVKGSLTTTGGYVASGSSTHYDERGNTMARDGDQATCGNCKGLFPIRGSASTWLDDGKAMVKDLDWVLCPCRQNRVRASPSTTFYYSTDGGGQAATRTAEQSIVEIARAAVHDEQYTLRDQWGRALQNVRYRVVTDTGQEFTGITDAHGQTNRIRTGSAASLKIYTKEN; from the coding sequence ATGTTCGAACAACTGGTAGTCAAAGGCAGCCTCACGACGACCGGCGGCTATGTCGCTAGCGGTTCGTCAACGCACTACGACGAGCGCGGCAACACCATGGCGCGCGATGGCGACCAGGCAACCTGCGGCAACTGCAAAGGGCTGTTTCCCATACGAGGCAGCGCCAGCACATGGCTGGATGATGGAAAGGCCATGGTCAAGGATCTGGATTGGGTCCTATGTCCGTGCCGACAGAACCGCGTCCGCGCGTCGCCCTCCACGACGTTCTACTACTCGACTGACGGCGGCGGACAGGCCGCGACGAGGACGGCTGAGCAGTCGATCGTTGAAATCGCGCGAGCTGCGGTGCATGACGAGCAATACACGCTGCGCGATCAGTGGGGCCGCGCGCTGCAGAACGTCCGCTATCGAGTCGTGACCGATACCGGGCAGGAATTCACGGGCATCACCGACGCGCATGGGCAAACCAACCGCATCCGGACCGGCTCTGCGGCATCCTTGAAGATCTATACGAAGGAAAACTGA
- a CDS encoding RcnB family protein, producing MTKMHGMMLAALVAAGFAAPAAMAQGHGNQGNYGDHGGPGMHRGHGPKHMPPGQAMHRDDDVPPRWADQPRRDWHRGDRLPPEFRDRQYVVDDWRGYHLSAPPRGYQWVGVGGDYLLVQIGSGIVLRVGP from the coding sequence ATGACGAAGATGCACGGGATGATGCTGGCCGCGCTGGTCGCGGCAGGTTTCGCGGCGCCGGCCGCGATGGCGCAAGGTCACGGGAACCAGGGCAACTACGGCGATCACGGCGGCCCCGGCATGCACCGCGGCCACGGCCCGAAGCACATGCCGCCCGGTCAGGCGATGCATCGCGACGACGACGTACCGCCGCGCTGGGCCGATCAGCCTCGCCGCGACTGGCACCGGGGCGACCGGCTGCCGCCCGAATTCCGCGATCGCCAGTACGTCGTCGACGATTGGCGCGGCTACCATCTGAGCGCGCCACCGCGCGGCTATCAGTGGGTCGGCGTCGGCGGCGATTATCTGCTCGTGCAGATCGGCTCGGGCATCGTGTTGCGGGTCGGCCCCTAA
- a CDS encoding pentapeptide repeat-containing protein produces MVVCPLILEKQIKRENYAEYCQVLSGERNGKFGSNDARGSNFSGARFVECNFSATRLDDARLVRTSFENCDLSGVDFRGANLEGVDFHGGTFWSAPDGSVLDQTKFDDTPEARRTIERSTIARKDRIEWCPVAPRADAEPASLVSRTRLKGRPGEVVPRSGWWISPALGSEQGRRYFSAGEKFPDIESTSWGRVIWSYNADDQR; encoded by the coding sequence ATGGTCGTTTGCCCGTTAATTCTCGAAAAACAGATCAAAAGGGAGAATTACGCAGAGTATTGCCAAGTGTTAAGTGGCGAGCGGAACGGAAAATTCGGATCGAACGACGCCCGCGGCTCCAATTTCTCGGGCGCCCGATTCGTCGAATGCAATTTTTCTGCGACACGGCTCGACGACGCGCGTCTGGTCCGAACGTCGTTCGAGAACTGCGACCTGAGCGGCGTCGATTTCCGAGGGGCGAACCTGGAAGGCGTGGATTTTCACGGCGGCACGTTCTGGAGCGCACCCGACGGATCGGTGCTGGACCAAACGAAGTTCGACGACACGCCGGAGGCGCGCCGTACGATCGAACGGAGCACGATCGCGAGAAAGGACCGGATCGAATGGTGCCCGGTTGCCCCGCGCGCCGACGCAGAACCGGCTTCGCTCGTTTCACGCACGAGGCTGAAAGGCAGGCCGGGCGAAGTCGTGCCGCGGAGCGGCTGGTGGATCAGCCCGGCGCTCGGGAGCGAGCAGGGGCGGCGCTATTTCAGCGCCGGAGAGAAGTTTCCGGACATCGAGTCGACCAGCTGGGGGCGCGTGATCTGGAGTTACAACGCCGACGATCAACGTTGA
- the rlmH gene encoding 23S rRNA (pseudouridine(1915)-N(3))-methyltransferase RlmH produces MKLFILAVGHKMPGWIASGFDEYTKRMPPELRIELREIKPELRSGGRSAESVMAAERQKIEAALPKGARIVALDERGRDWTTMQLAQALPGWQQDGRDVAFIIGGADGLDPALKARADLLLRISSMTLPHGMVRVLLAEQLYRAWSITQNHPYHRA; encoded by the coding sequence ATGAAGCTTTTCATCCTCGCGGTCGGCCACAAGATGCCCGGCTGGATCGCATCCGGCTTCGACGAGTACACGAAGCGGATGCCGCCCGAGCTGCGCATCGAGCTGCGCGAGATCAAGCCCGAGCTGCGCTCCGGCGGGCGCAGCGCCGAAAGCGTGATGGCCGCCGAGCGGCAGAAGATCGAGGCCGCGCTGCCGAAGGGCGCGCGGATCGTCGCGCTCGACGAGCGCGGCCGCGACTGGACCACGATGCAGCTCGCGCAGGCGCTGCCCGGCTGGCAGCAGGACGGCCGCGACGTCGCGTTCATCATCGGCGGCGCCGACGGGCTCGACCCGGCGCTCAAGGCGCGCGCCGACCTGCTGCTGCGCATCTCCAGCATGACGCTGCCGCACGGGATGGTGCGGGTGCTGCTCGCCGAACAGCTTTACCGTGCGTGGAGCATCACGCAGAATCACCCCTATCACCGCGCATGA
- a CDS encoding FUSC family protein: protein MNTLRTLNETRQQIQQSVFDLFKGLSLRQRLAQGGLMALQAVCGACLAYGIGRALHTEQAVWAAITAIAVTQHSYADTMSLSRDQFVGAMVGGVLGFAGAALGGGHDMLAYATAVAVVIVCCWCLNVGSAARLGGVTATIVMLFPGSGPLWDIPLVRLGEVTLGTVCALGVCWATSKIERRWFRRAAG from the coding sequence ATGAACACGCTCAGGACACTCAACGAAACCCGGCAACAGATCCAGCAGTCGGTCTTCGACCTGTTCAAGGGGCTGTCGCTGCGCCAGCGGCTCGCGCAAGGCGGGCTGATGGCGCTGCAGGCCGTGTGCGGCGCGTGCCTCGCCTACGGCATCGGCCGCGCGCTGCACACCGAGCAGGCGGTCTGGGCCGCGATCACCGCGATCGCGGTCACCCAGCACAGTTACGCGGACACGATGTCGCTGTCGCGCGACCAGTTCGTCGGCGCGATGGTCGGCGGCGTGCTCGGCTTCGCGGGCGCCGCGCTGGGCGGCGGCCACGACATGCTCGCCTATGCGACCGCGGTCGCGGTCGTGATCGTCTGCTGCTGGTGCCTGAACGTCGGCAGCGCGGCGCGGCTCGGCGGCGTCACCGCGACGATCGTGATGCTGTTTCCGGGCAGCGGCCCGCTGTGGGACATTCCGCTCGTGCGGCTCGGCGAGGTGACGCTCGGCACGGTGTGCGCGCTCGGCGTGTGCTGGGCGACGTCGAAGATCGAGCGGCGCTGGTTTCGCCGCGCCGCGGGCTAG
- a CDS encoding M35 family metallo-endopeptidase, which yields MPNKFDVNDGGEWFLVHSGAVTNTNPGSTVDVTINTEQICPNMTNKEFREMVLNKRNQAVALVEARMKDLQRWSTADKARVQQWFGRSDDATRATLISGLSAIVRVLNKLTGSNFMRWDGARYQYIGCVPNPNTSGVVAEVCSPDTATHTIAIHADFCTMRDFSWEKDSVFSTLIHEASHFSDTMGTKDHRYFMDKCLTLGTENPEQAINNADSIAGYVIYNA from the coding sequence ATGCCGAACAAGTTCGACGTGAATGATGGTGGCGAGTGGTTCCTCGTTCATTCCGGCGCGGTCACCAACACGAATCCGGGCTCCACGGTCGACGTCACGATCAACACCGAACAAATATGCCCGAACATGACCAACAAGGAATTTCGGGAAATGGTGCTGAACAAGCGCAACCAGGCTGTGGCGCTTGTCGAGGCAAGGATGAAGGATCTCCAGCGCTGGTCCACTGCCGATAAAGCCCGCGTCCAACAATGGTTTGGCAGAAGCGACGACGCAACGCGGGCGACGCTGATTAGCGGCTTGAGCGCAATCGTCAGAGTCTTAAACAAGCTTACCGGATCAAACTTCATGCGCTGGGACGGTGCCCGATACCAATATATCGGGTGCGTTCCGAATCCCAATACGTCCGGTGTCGTCGCTGAGGTTTGCTCGCCGGACACAGCAACCCATACAATCGCGATACATGCCGATTTCTGCACAATGCGTGATTTCTCGTGGGAAAAGGATTCCGTCTTTTCTACGTTGATTCATGAAGCGAGTCACTTTAGCGACACCATGGGAACCAAAGATCACCGCTACTTCATGGACAAGTGTTTGACTCTTGGAACCGAAAATCCGGAACAGGCAATCAACAATGCCGACAGCATCGCAGGATATGTAATCTACAATGCATAA
- the rng gene encoding ribonuclease G, which translates to MNEEILINITPQETRVALVQQGAVQELHVERTLSRGRVGNIYLGKVVRVLPGMQSAFIDIGLERAAFLHVADIWQPRLNGEPHTSAPHQPIEKTVFEGQTLMVQVIKDPIGTKGARLSTQVSIAGRTLVYLPQEPHIGISQKIESEAEREAVRARLTAVIPADEKGGYIVRTIAEDATSDELAGDVTYLRKTWATIVAQAQRLPATSLLYQDLDLAQRVLRDFANDDTSRIQVDSRETYQRLAEFAAEFTPAVSPKLHHYTGERPLFDLYNIETEIQRALSRRVDLKSGGYLMIDQTEAMTTIDVNTGGYVGARNFDDTIFKTNLEAAHTIARQLRLRNLGGIIIIDFIDMENAEHRDAVLAELKKALARDRTRVTVNGFSQLGLVEMTRKRTRESLAHVLCEPCPTCQGKGQVKTSRTVCYDILREILRESRQFNPREFRVIAAQQVIDLFLDEESQHLAMLIDFIGKPVSLQVESNLSQEQYDIVLM; encoded by the coding sequence ATGAACGAAGAAATCCTGATCAACATCACGCCGCAGGAAACGCGGGTCGCACTCGTCCAGCAAGGCGCGGTGCAGGAGCTTCACGTCGAGCGCACGCTGTCGCGCGGACGCGTCGGCAACATCTATCTCGGCAAGGTCGTGCGCGTGCTGCCCGGCATGCAGTCGGCGTTCATCGACATCGGGCTCGAGCGCGCGGCGTTCCTGCACGTCGCCGACATCTGGCAGCCGCGCCTGAACGGCGAACCGCACACGAGCGCGCCGCACCAGCCGATCGAAAAGACCGTGTTCGAGGGCCAGACGCTGATGGTCCAGGTCATCAAGGACCCGATCGGCACGAAGGGCGCGCGGCTGTCCACGCAGGTCAGCATCGCGGGCCGCACGCTCGTCTACCTGCCGCAGGAGCCGCACATCGGCATCTCGCAGAAGATCGAGAGCGAGGCCGAGCGCGAGGCGGTGCGCGCGCGCCTGACCGCGGTGATCCCGGCGGACGAGAAAGGCGGCTACATCGTGCGCACGATCGCCGAGGACGCGACCTCCGACGAGCTGGCCGGCGACGTCACCTACCTGCGCAAGACCTGGGCGACGATCGTCGCCCAGGCGCAGCGGCTGCCGGCGACGAGCCTGCTGTACCAGGATCTCGACCTCGCGCAGCGCGTGCTGCGCGATTTCGCCAACGACGACACGTCGCGCATCCAGGTCGATTCGCGCGAGACGTACCAGCGGCTCGCCGAATTCGCGGCCGAGTTCACGCCCGCCGTGAGCCCGAAGCTGCACCACTACACCGGCGAGCGGCCGCTGTTCGACCTGTACAACATCGAGACGGAGATCCAGCGCGCGCTGTCGCGGCGGGTCGACCTGAAGTCGGGCGGCTACCTGATGATCGACCAGACCGAGGCGATGACGACGATCGACGTGAACACGGGCGGCTACGTCGGCGCGCGCAACTTCGACGACACGATCTTCAAGACCAACCTCGAGGCCGCGCACACGATCGCGCGGCAGCTGCGGCTGCGCAACCTCGGCGGGATCATCATCATCGACTTCATCGACATGGAGAATGCCGAGCATCGCGACGCGGTGCTCGCCGAGCTGAAGAAGGCGCTCGCGCGCGATCGCACGCGTGTGACCGTCAACGGCTTTTCGCAGCTCGGGCTCGTCGAGATGACGAGAAAGCGCACGCGCGAATCGCTCGCGCACGTGCTGTGCGAGCCGTGCCCGACCTGCCAGGGCAAGGGCCAGGTGAAGACGTCGCGCACCGTGTGCTACGACATCCTGCGCGAGATCCTGCGCGAGTCGCGGCAGTTCAATCCGCGCGAGTTCCGCGTGATCGCCGCGCAGCAGGTGATCGACCTGTTCCTCGACGAGGAATCGCAGCATCTCGCGATGCTGATCGACTTCATCGGCAAGCCGGTGTCGCTGCAGGTCGAGTCGAATCTGAGCCAGGAGCAGTACGACATCGTGCTGATGTAG
- a CDS encoding YggL family protein has translation MSKSHNRRQRKKLHIGEFQELAFCASAQYRTELSDLQRGELIDAFIDFVEANGLLTVASADEGISAYVISGAPRGTTTDADRETVRAWLAARAELTDVQVSEFSDAWYPDA, from the coding sequence ATGAGCAAAAGCCACAACCGCCGCCAGCGCAAGAAGCTCCACATCGGCGAATTCCAGGAGCTGGCCTTCTGCGCATCGGCCCAATACCGCACCGAGCTGAGCGACCTCCAGCGCGGCGAACTGATCGATGCATTCATCGATTTCGTCGAGGCGAACGGGCTGCTGACCGTCGCGTCCGCGGACGAAGGCATCAGCGCCTACGTGATTTCCGGCGCGCCGCGCGGCACGACGACCGACGCGGACCGCGAGACCGTGCGCGCATGGCTCGCCGCCCGCGCCGAGCTGACCGACGTGCAGGTCAGCGAATTCAGCGACGCGTGGTACCCGGACGCCTGA
- a CDS encoding PRC-barrel domain-containing protein has translation MSGGYPLHASRMSFPSSTVMVALAAAALLSGCGLLPTQNPPAPISEALVEPVEETAGEPLTMPPVPPLVQPEGQEAPKKPHREVTRPKPVQRPESPTPPPPPPPPLVATRPIERSQIHALLDSEVARRNGKVIGRAVDMVTDPSGKPREMIVNLQGFMGVGDRKVSFPWSVFRFLPGGKRAPIVLDVPPGELPPAARPKAVPLSGSSAASPATRLPMLDSDVERPNGTKIGRVVDVLIDRDAQPQAVVLDLGGLVNPERRSIAANWAALRFVTRDKTLRPQLDLNDAQIKASPPYAADKPLVAVSPPPAPAPASPASATR, from the coding sequence ATGAGCGGCGGATATCCGCTTCACGCGTCCCGCATGTCATTCCCGTCGTCGACGGTCATGGTCGCTCTCGCGGCCGCCGCACTGCTGTCCGGCTGCGGGCTGCTGCCGACCCAAAACCCGCCCGCGCCGATCAGCGAGGCGCTCGTCGAGCCGGTCGAGGAAACCGCGGGCGAACCGCTGACGATGCCGCCCGTCCCGCCGCTCGTACAGCCCGAAGGACAGGAAGCGCCGAAGAAGCCGCACCGCGAGGTGACGCGCCCGAAGCCCGTGCAGCGCCCCGAATCGCCCACGCCGCCGCCCCCACCGCCGCCCCCGCTCGTTGCAACGCGTCCGATCGAGCGTTCGCAGATCCACGCGCTGCTCGACAGCGAAGTCGCCCGCCGCAACGGCAAGGTGATCGGCCGCGCGGTCGACATGGTGACCGACCCGAGCGGCAAGCCGCGCGAGATGATCGTCAACCTGCAGGGCTTCATGGGCGTCGGCGACCGCAAGGTCAGCTTCCCGTGGAGCGTGTTCCGCTTCCTGCCGGGCGGCAAGCGCGCGCCGATCGTGCTCGACGTGCCGCCGGGCGAGCTGCCGCCGGCCGCCCGGCCGAAGGCGGTGCCGCTGTCCGGCTCGTCCGCCGCGTCGCCGGCCACGCGCCTGCCGATGCTCGACAGCGACGTCGAACGGCCGAACGGCACGAAGATCGGCCGCGTCGTCGACGTGCTGATCGACCGCGACGCGCAGCCGCAGGCGGTCGTGCTCGACCTTGGCGGGCTCGTCAACCCGGAGCGCCGCTCGATCGCCGCGAACTGGGCCGCGCTGCGCTTCGTCACGCGCGACAAGACGCTGCGCCCGCAGCTCGACCTCAACGACGCGCAGATCAAGGCGTCGCCGCCCTACGCGGCGGACAAGCCGCTCGTCGCCGTCTCGCCGCCGCCCGCCCCCGCGCCGGCCTCGCCTGCGAGTGCCACGCGATGA
- the rsfS gene encoding ribosome silencing factor has product MDIRKLQRVIVDALEDVKAQDIKVFNTSHLTELFDRVIVASGTSNRQTKALASNVRDKVKEAGGDVVSSEGEDTGEWVLVDCGDAVVHILQPALRQYYNLEEIWGDKPVRMKLGGGKAPNGAAGATAEAEDEEDEEEVARPARKTPARRR; this is encoded by the coding sequence ATGGATATCCGCAAACTGCAGCGCGTCATCGTCGACGCCCTCGAAGACGTCAAGGCACAAGACATCAAGGTCTTCAACACGAGCCACCTGACCGAGCTGTTCGATCGCGTGATCGTCGCGTCCGGCACGTCGAACCGCCAGACCAAGGCGCTCGCGTCGAACGTGCGCGACAAGGTCAAGGAGGCCGGCGGCGACGTCGTCAGCTCCGAAGGCGAGGACACCGGCGAATGGGTGCTGGTCGACTGCGGCGACGCCGTCGTGCACATCCTGCAGCCCGCGCTGCGCCAGTACTACAACCTCGAGGAAATCTGGGGCGACAAGCCGGTGCGCATGAAGCTCGGCGGCGGCAAGGCCCCGAACGGCGCGGCCGGTGCAACTGCGGAGGCCGAGGACGAAGAAGACGAGGAAGAAGTCGCCCGTCCGGCGCGCAAGACGCCCGCCCGCCGCCGCTGA
- the msbA gene encoding lipid A export permease/ATP-binding protein MsbA, with protein METQNTLRKSLNAGGTSPVTVFKRLWPYIKPLLGIVLLAVVTMGVVAATEAGIPALLKPLLDHGFGAHGSDRAKWYVPVAVIGLALVRGVSQYASGYLLSYVSNRILLQLRLEMFQRMIHTSASFFQRETASTVINAIVFEVNQILSVLTGVMVTLVRDSMTVIFLLGYLFYLNWRLTLIVAVILPGIGWLVSKINRRLRRLNREHQTLTNELSYIVEETVGGYKVVKVHNGEPYEIDRFTAMSKRLRGYAMRMTVSGGLAQPITQFLASIALAVVITIAVFQSSNDQTTVGGFVAFVTSMLLVISPLKHLIDVNQPLQRGMTAAELIFGLIDEPAEPSGGGRPLANARGEIEFRGVTFDYGAAERPTLDRISFKVAPGEMVALAGPSGSGKTTLVNLLPRFFDPTGGSVLLDGVPIADYDIHALRSQMAMVSQDVVLFNDTIAANVAYGQTPDRARVQAALEAANLADAVAAMPDGLDTVVGGNGMRLSGGQRQRLAIARAIYKDAPILILDEATSALDSESERHVQAALERLMEGRTTLVIAHRLSTIERADRILVLEAGKIAEEGTHDELLRHGGLYAHLHRIQYQQQAA; from the coding sequence TTGGAAACCCAGAACACTCTTCGCAAATCGCTGAACGCCGGCGGCACGTCGCCGGTCACGGTCTTCAAGCGCCTGTGGCCGTACATCAAGCCGCTCCTCGGCATCGTGCTGCTCGCCGTCGTCACGATGGGCGTCGTCGCGGCGACGGAGGCCGGGATTCCGGCGCTGCTCAAGCCGCTCCTCGACCACGGTTTCGGCGCGCACGGCAGCGACCGCGCGAAGTGGTACGTGCCGGTCGCGGTGATCGGCCTCGCGCTCGTGCGCGGCGTGTCGCAGTACGCGTCGGGTTACCTGCTCAGCTACGTATCGAACCGCATCCTGCTGCAGCTGCGCCTGGAGATGTTCCAGCGGATGATCCATACGAGCGCGTCGTTCTTCCAGCGCGAGACCGCGAGCACGGTGATCAATGCGATCGTCTTCGAGGTGAACCAGATTCTCTCGGTGCTGACGGGCGTGATGGTCACGCTCGTGCGCGACTCGATGACGGTGATCTTCCTGCTCGGCTACCTGTTCTACCTGAACTGGCGGCTCACGCTGATCGTCGCGGTGATCCTGCCGGGCATCGGCTGGCTCGTCAGCAAGATCAACCGCCGGCTGCGCCGCCTGAACCGCGAGCACCAGACGCTCACGAACGAGCTGTCGTACATCGTCGAGGAGACGGTCGGCGGCTACAAGGTCGTCAAGGTGCATAACGGCGAGCCGTACGAAATCGACCGCTTTACCGCGATGAGCAAGCGCCTGCGCGGCTATGCGATGCGGATGACGGTGTCGGGCGGCCTCGCGCAGCCGATCACGCAGTTTCTCGCGTCGATCGCGCTGGCGGTCGTGATCACGATCGCGGTCTTTCAATCGTCGAACGACCAGACGACGGTCGGCGGCTTCGTGGCGTTCGTGACGTCGATGCTGCTGGTGATCTCGCCGCTCAAGCACCTGATCGACGTGAACCAGCCGCTGCAGCGCGGGATGACGGCCGCCGAGCTGATCTTCGGCCTGATCGACGAGCCGGCCGAGCCGAGCGGCGGCGGGCGGCCGCTCGCGAACGCGCGCGGCGAAATCGAGTTCCGCGGCGTGACGTTCGACTACGGCGCGGCCGAGCGGCCGACGCTCGACCGGATCTCGTTCAAGGTCGCGCCGGGCGAGATGGTCGCGCTTGCGGGGCCGTCCGGCAGCGGCAAGACGACGCTCGTGAACCTGCTGCCGCGCTTCTTCGATCCGACCGGCGGCTCGGTTCTGCTCGACGGCGTGCCGATCGCCGACTACGACATCCATGCGCTGCGCAGCCAGATGGCGATGGTGAGCCAGGACGTCGTGCTGTTCAACGACACGATCGCCGCGAACGTCGCCTACGGACAGACGCCGGATCGCGCGCGCGTGCAGGCGGCGCTCGAGGCGGCGAACCTCGCGGACGCGGTCGCCGCGATGCCCGACGGGCTGGATACGGTCGTCGGCGGCAACGGGATGCGCTTGTCCGGCGGCCAGCGCCAGCGTCTCGCGATCGCGCGTGCGATCTACAAGGACGCGCCGATCCTGATCCTCGACGAAGCCACGTCGGCGCTGGATTCCGAATCGGAACGCCACGTGCAGGCGGCGCTCGAGCGGCTGATGGAAGGCCGCACGACGCTCGTGATCGCGCATCGGCTGTCGACGATCGAGCGCGCCGACCGCATCCTCGTGCTCGAAGCCGGCAAGATCGCCGAAGAGGGCACCCACGACGAACTGCTGCGACACGGCGGCCTGTACGCGCACCTGCACCGCATCCAGTACCAGCAACAGGCGGCCTGA
- a CDS encoding nicotinate-nucleotide adenylyltransferase, which produces MSLAPPQRKGHALKNTTRPAPLPRPLLRRIGLLGGTFDPIHDGHLALAGRFAAVLGLTELVLLPAGQPYQKRDVSAAEHRLAMTRAAAQSLVLPGATVSVATDEIEHAGPTYTVDTLARWRARVGPDASLSLLIGADQLVRLDTWRDWRRLFDYAHICVSTRPGFDLATAPQAVAQEVAARQAGADVLMATPAGRLLIDTTLAFDIAATDIRAHLRECIARRAQMPDASAEHVPAAVWDYILQHRLYQS; this is translated from the coding sequence CTGAGCCTCGCGCCACCGCAACGAAAGGGACACGCTCTGAAAAACACCACCCGCCCCGCCCCGCTGCCGCGCCCGCTCTTGCGTCGCATAGGCCTGCTGGGCGGCACGTTCGACCCGATCCACGATGGTCATCTCGCGCTCGCCGGCCGCTTCGCCGCCGTGCTCGGCCTGACCGAGCTCGTGCTGCTGCCCGCCGGGCAGCCGTACCAGAAGCGCGACGTGTCGGCCGCCGAGCATCGCCTGGCGATGACGCGCGCCGCCGCGCAATCGCTCGTGCTGCCGGGCGCGACGGTCAGCGTCGCGACCGACGAGATCGAGCACGCGGGGCCGACCTACACCGTCGACACGCTCGCGCGCTGGCGCGCGCGCGTCGGCCCGGACGCGTCGCTGTCGCTGCTGATCGGCGCGGACCAGCTCGTGCGGCTCGACACCTGGCGCGACTGGCGCCGGCTGTTCGACTACGCGCATATCTGCGTGTCGACCCGCCCCGGCTTCGATCTCGCCACGGCGCCGCAGGCGGTTGCGCAGGAAGTCGCCGCGCGGCAGGCCGGTGCCGACGTGCTGATGGCCACGCCGGCCGGGCGCCTGCTGATCGACACGACGCTCGCGTTCGACATCGCCGCGACCGACATCCGCGCGCACCTGCGCGAATGCATCGCGCGCCGCGCACAAATGCCCGACGCATCGGCCGAGCACGTGCCCGCTGCCGTCTGGGACTACATTCTTCAACATCGTCTCTATCAATCCTGA
- a CDS encoding Maf family protein, which yields MPSSVSRELFPILYLASQSPRRQELLQQIGVRFELLLPRPDEDAEALEAELPGETADDYVLRVTVAKADAARARLVASGKPAAPVLVADTTVTIDGAILGKPADPADALAMLTRLAGREHEVLTAVAVVDAGGALLPPALSRSSVRFAAAPRDAFARYVETGEPFGKAGAYAIQGRAAEFVEQIAGSHSGIMGLPLFETAALLRAARVDF from the coding sequence ATGCCGTCCAGCGTTTCCCGCGAACTCTTCCCGATCCTTTACCTCGCTTCGCAAAGCCCGCGCCGCCAGGAACTGCTGCAGCAGATCGGCGTGCGCTTCGAGCTGCTGCTGCCCCGCCCCGACGAGGACGCCGAGGCGCTCGAAGCCGAGCTGCCCGGCGAGACCGCCGACGACTACGTGCTGCGCGTGACCGTCGCGAAGGCCGACGCCGCGCGTGCGCGCCTCGTCGCGAGCGGCAAGCCCGCCGCGCCGGTGCTCGTCGCCGACACGACCGTGACGATCGACGGCGCGATCCTCGGCAAGCCCGCCGATCCCGCCGACGCGCTCGCGATGCTCACCCGCCTCGCGGGGCGCGAGCACGAAGTGCTGACCGCGGTCGCCGTGGTCGACGCGGGCGGCGCGCTGCTGCCGCCGGCGCTGTCGCGCTCGTCGGTGCGCTTCGCGGCCGCGCCGCGCGACGCGTTCGCGCGCTACGTCGAGACCGGCGAGCCGTTCGGCAAGGCCGGCGCGTACGCGATCCAGGGGCGCGCGGCCGAATTCGTCGAGCAAATCGCCGGTTCCCATTCAGGTATCATGGGTCTGCCCCTTTTTGAGACTGCAGCATTGCTGCGCGCCGCGCGCGTCGACTTCTGA